The window GCCACTTTCTTAAGCGCATCTCGTAAAAAAGAAAAGTACTCATCTTGTAATTGCTCATTTCCATTTACTCGATAAAGTAAGGCTATTTCTGGCCTTAAGTTAGTTATCTTGTTACTATTCTTTTTAAAATATCCCAATTCATTTGCGACTTTTAAAATTTTGCTTTTCGTTTCAGAAGTAACCGATAAACGAGGATCATTACTCAATAATCGTGATACTGTTGCAGGTGAATAACCAGATTTAGCAGCTATTTCTTTAATCGTTGTCATGTATTCCACCACTTTTCTTCATTCATAAATACTGTATCACAGTCTTTATAAATAAGCTATTACTAAATTATTTACTAAGTAAGTAAACATTTTATTAGCTTACATGTTATAATGTAATCGATTTCAAAAAATAATTAAGCAAAGGAGTATAACATGCGAGTATTAGTTATTGGTGGTGCCGGTTATATCGGCTCTCACGCTGTTAGAAAATTAATTGAAGAAGGTAACGATGTTGTTGTCCTTGATTCTCTCTACACTGGCCATAGAAAGGCCGTTGACAAGAGAGCTAAATTTTACCAAGGCGATATCGAAGATACTAACTTAGTAAGCAAGATTTTACGTGATGAAAACATTGATGCTGTTATGCACTTTGCCGCTTACTCTTTAGTTCCTGAATCTGTTAAAAAGCCTTTGAAGTACTATGACAACAATGTTTCTGGTATGATTTCTCTTCTTCAAGCAATGGAGGACGCTAAAGTTAAATACTTAGTATTTTCTTCATCCGCTGCTACTTATGGTATTCCAAAGACTTTACCGATTACTGAAGATACACCACTTGATCCAATCAATCCTTATGGTGAAACCAAGATGATGATGGAAAAGATTATGCACTGGGCTGACAAGGCTAACGGCATTAAGTCTATCGCTCTTCGCTACTTTAATGTTGCTGGTGCTTCAAGCGACGGCTCAATTGGTGAAGATCACGGTCCTGAAACTCACCTAATTCCAAATATCTTAAAGAGTGCTATTTCTGGTGATGGCAACTTTACTATTTTTGGTGACGACTATGACACTAAAGACGGTACTAATGTCCGTGACTACGTTCAAGTTGAAGACTTAATTGACGCTCATATCTTAGCTCTTAAGCACGTAATGGAAACTAACAAGTCTGATGTCTTTAACTTAGGTACTGCTCAAGGTTACTCAAACTTAGAAATTCTTGAAGCTGCTAAGAAAGTTACTGGCATTGACATCCCTTACACTATTGGACCAAGAAGAGGCGGAGATCCTGACTCATTAGTTGCCGACTCAAGTAAGGCGCGTAAAGTTCTAGGCTGGAAGCCAAAGCATGAAAATGTTGATGACGTTATCGCAACTGCTTGGAACTGGCACAAGAGCCACCCAAAGGGCTACGAAGATAAGTAAAGAATAAAGCAAAATAATAATTTTAATTTCACGTACCACAAAAGCTGTCTACCAACTCATGATAGACAGCTTTTAGTTTGGATAATTTACTTTTCGCTCAAACCTTGATAGTAGTTGTAGACTTCCTGACCAGCAATACTTCCTTCGCCAACTGCCGTTGCAATTTGACGGAGTTCCTTAGCACGAACATCACCTAAAGCAAAAATACCATCAACTTTAGTACGCATATTGTCATCAGTTAAAATCCAACCTTGTTCATCAGTAATGCCTAAATTTTTAAAAGCATCCGTTTGTGGTTGAATACCAACGTAGATAAATACACCAGCTACTTTAACTTCTTTTTCTTCACCAGTTTCTTTATCCTTGTATTTAACACCGGTTACCTTATTACCATCACCGACAATTTCTTCAGTTTGAGCATTCCAGATAAACTTCATTTTATCATTTTCAAAAGCCTTCTTTTGCAATTCGGCTTTGGCACGAAGTTGATCACGACGGTGAATAACAGTTACGGATTTAGCTGATTGAGCTAAATATAATCCTTCTTGAATAGCTGAATCACCACCACCAATGACTGCAACATCCTCATCTCTGAAGAATGCAGCATCACAAACTGCACAGTAAGATACACCTTTTCCGGCATATTCTTCTTCACCAGGAACTCCAAGATGCTTATGAACTGCGCCAGTTGCAATTACTACTGCACCTGCTTCATATTCACCTGAATCAGTTTTAACAATCTTTTTATTGCCATCTTGCTCAATACTTTGTACATCGCCATAAGCAAATTCAGCACCAGCATTCATAGCAGTTTGATACATCTTTTCACCTAATTCAGGTCCTTGAATGTCGACAAAACCAGGATAATTATCAATTCCAGCTGTATTATTCATTTGACCGCCATAAATTCCACGGTCTAAAATCACGACTTTTAAGTTAGCCCGAGCAGCATATAAGGCAGCAGTTAATCCACCAGGACCAGCGCCAATTACAATTACATCATATGTTTTTTTCTCAGACATATTCTCGCCTCTATTCTTACTTTTTGTAAGCATATAATACTATGCGAAAACAAAAAATGCAATTCTTTTGCTTAAAGTTGAATTTCAGGTTTTGGAGCTCTTCCCATCATCTGTTTAATTTCATCTTCAACATTAGCATTTTCATATAAAACTCGATAAATTGCTTCACTAATTGGCATATCGATATTCTTTTCTTGAGCTAATTCATGAACAGCCTTAACAGTTGTTGCTCCTTCAACAACTTGACCCATATTTTCTAAGACATAGTCTAGGCTCTTTCCTTCACCAATTTGTTTACCAGCACGCCAGTTACGTGAGTTAACTGAAGTACAAGTAACAATTAAGTCACCAATGCCAGATAAACCAGAAAATGTCATTGGTTTTGCACCAAAGTAATTTACACCTAAACGTGTAATTTCGGCCAAACCACGAGTCATTAAAGCGGCCTTAGCATCATCACCGTATCCTTGACCAACTAAAATACCTGCTGCAATTGCAATAACATTCTTTACAGCACCACCTACTTCTACTCCAACTAAATCATTATTAGTATAGAAGCGGACATAGTTATTTGAGAAAACCTCTTGAATTCTCTTAGCATTTTCTTCACTAGTTGAAGCACAAGCTATTGCGGTTAAATCTTTTTGTGCAACATTTTCAGCATGACTTGGACCGGAAATAGCGACAATCTTTTCACTATCATTTGGATAAATTTCTTCAGTTAAAATATCAGAAATTAATTTTTTACTTCCTGGTTCAATTCCTTTAGTTGCAGTTACCAATAAAGGTGCAGCACCACTTTTATCTAAAATTTTACGTACATTTTTAGCTACAATTCGAACTGCTTTAGTTGGAAGAACAAATAAAACAATTTCTGCACCATCTAACGCTTTTTCTAAATCTCCAGTAGCTGGTACATTAGGATTAAGTTTCCAATCTTTCATGTAGTGAGTATTAGTATGGTGCTCATTAATTTCTTGGTTAACGCTATCGATATTTCCATATAATACTACATCATTTCCGTTATCAGCTAGCATTGAACCGAGAACAGAACCCCATGAACCATTACCTAAAACTGCAATCTTTGCCATTTTCTTACTCAAACTTTCTATAAAAAATTATTTCTTTCAATCTCTATTATACGGGTATTTTAATCCACTACCAGCTAAATACCATTTTGGTTTTACAACTTTTCGCCGGTAAATCCAAAGAATAATTGCTCCAAAGAACAAAATCAAACTCAATGCTTGGGAAACCCTAATTGTATTAGCAATATACAAACTATCCGTTCTCATCCCTTCAACAAAGAAACGAACGGCAGAATACCAAATCACATAACTTAAAAATATTTCTCCACGTTTAAATAGATGTTTTTTGTGTCGCAGACTTAAAATTAAGATCAAACCAATTAAGTTTAAAGTTGATTCATATAAATAGGTTGGCTGATAATAAGCACCATTGATATACATTTGCTGAATAATGAAATGCGGCAAATGTAGACTTTCTAAGAACGATAAAGTCGTCTTAGCGCCGTGGGCCTCCTGATTCATAAAATTGCCCCATCTAGCAATTACTTGAGCAGCCATCACTCCGGGTGCAATAATATCTAGCATTAGAAATGGTGGCAGCATTCTTTGATGACAGAAAACTAGTAATACTATTAAGCCAGCAATTAAACCGCCATAAATAGCAATTCCGCCGTTCCAAATAGCAATTATTTGATCCGGATGCTGAGAAAAATATCCCCATTCAAAAACAACATAATAAATTCTCGCCCCGATAAATCCTATCGGTACTGCCCAAAGTAGAAAATCAATGAAGTCATCAGGCATAATTTGACGTTTTTTTCCTTCATTAATTGCCATTAAAGTAGCTACTAAAACTCCAGTAGCCATTAAAATGCCATACCACTTAACCTGGATTGGCCCCAAATTAAAAGCTACTGGATTTAAAGCTAAACTCATTTCTTGCCTTCACCTTCGCCTTTTTTAGAATTATCTGAAATTAATTCAGTTAGATTTTGCTCAAATTTTTGACTTGCATCATAACCCATTTTCTTAGCTCTGAAGTTCATCGCTGCTACTTCAATGATAATTGCTAAGTTTCGACCAACTTTTACCGGAACAGTTACTTGCGGTACATTTACGTCAAAAATTTCTTGCGTTTTTTCATTAAAGCCTAAACGATCATAATTAGCCTTAGGATCCCAATTTTGCAACCGAATAATCAATTTAATCTCAGTGCTATTCTTTACTGCACCAGCACCAAATAAGTTCATTACATCAATAATACCAATTCCACGAATTTCCATTAGATGCTTTAAAATCTTAGGTGCTTCTCCAACAACAGTTTTATCATCCTTTTGATAAACATCTACTCGATCATCCGCAATTAAACGGTGGCCTCTTTTTATCAAATCTAATGCAGTTTCGGATTTACCAACACCAGAATTTCCGATAATAAGCACTCCCATACCGTATATTTCTACTAATACACCGTGCATGCTTTTCCTTGGAGCCAATTGTTCATCTAAAAATTGAGTAATAACACTAGACAAATGTGTCGTAGGCATATTGCTAGAGAGTACTGGAATATTTTCTTTTTCTGCTGCTTCAAGCATTTCAGATGGAATCGGTAATCCGCGAGAAACAATAAAACAAGGTGTTTCAGGCGTTGCCATCTTATTAAATACGCGTTCACGTAAATCATGATCTAAGCGTGCACTATAAGAAATTTCAGTTCTTCCTAAAAGTTGA of the Lactobacillus isalae genome contains:
- a CDS encoding NAD(P)H-dependent glycerol-3-phosphate dehydrogenase: MAKIAVLGNGSWGSVLGSMLADNGNDVVLYGNIDSVNQEINEHHTNTHYMKDWKLNPNVPATGDLEKALDGAEIVLFVLPTKAVRIVAKNVRKILDKSGAAPLLVTATKGIEPGSKKLISDILTEEIYPNDSEKIVAISGPSHAENVAQKDLTAIACASTSEENAKRIQEVFSNNYVRFYTNNDLVGVEVGGAVKNVIAIAAGILVGQGYGDDAKAALMTRGLAEITRLGVNYFGAKPMTFSGLSGIGDLIVTCTSVNSRNWRAGKQIGEGKSLDYVLENMGQVVEGATTVKAVHELAQEKNIDMPISEAIYRVLYENANVEDEIKQMMGRAPKPEIQL
- the hprK gene encoding HPr(Ser) kinase/phosphatase, yielding MVEAVKVSELIKDVPSLKIVEGKEYLSQKLIDTSDISRPGLELTGYFDFYPKNRIQLLGRTEISYSARLDHDLRERVFNKMATPETPCFIVSRGLPIPSEMLEAAEKENIPVLSSNMPTTHLSSVITQFLDEQLAPRKSMHGVLVEIYGMGVLIIGNSGVGKSETALDLIKRGHRLIADDRVDVYQKDDKTVVGEAPKILKHLMEIRGIGIIDVMNLFGAGAVKNSTEIKLIIRLQNWDPKANYDRLGFNEKTQEIFDVNVPQVTVPVKVGRNLAIIIEVAAMNFRAKKMGYDASQKFEQNLTELISDNSKKGEGEGKK
- the trxB gene encoding thioredoxin-disulfide reductase, with product MSEKKTYDVIVIGAGPGGLTAALYAARANLKVVILDRGIYGGQMNNTAGIDNYPGFVDIQGPELGEKMYQTAMNAGAEFAYGDVQSIEQDGNKKIVKTDSGEYEAGAVVIATGAVHKHLGVPGEEEYAGKGVSYCAVCDAAFFRDEDVAVIGGGDSAIQEGLYLAQSAKSVTVIHRRDQLRAKAELQKKAFENDKMKFIWNAQTEEIVGDGNKVTGVKYKDKETGEEKEVKVAGVFIYVGIQPQTDAFKNLGITDEQGWILTDDNMRTKVDGIFALGDVRAKELRQIATAVGEGSIAGQEVYNYYQGLSEK
- the galE gene encoding UDP-glucose 4-epimerase GalE, giving the protein MRVLVIGGAGYIGSHAVRKLIEEGNDVVVLDSLYTGHRKAVDKRAKFYQGDIEDTNLVSKILRDENIDAVMHFAAYSLVPESVKKPLKYYDNNVSGMISLLQAMEDAKVKYLVFSSSAATYGIPKTLPITEDTPLDPINPYGETKMMMEKIMHWADKANGIKSIALRYFNVAGASSDGSIGEDHGPETHLIPNILKSAISGDGNFTIFGDDYDTKDGTNVRDYVQVEDLIDAHILALKHVMETNKSDVFNLGTAQGYSNLEILEAAKKVTGIDIPYTIGPRRGGDPDSLVADSSKARKVLGWKPKHENVDDVIATAWNWHKSHPKGYEDK
- the lgt gene encoding prolipoprotein diacylglyceryl transferase: MSLALNPVAFNLGPIQVKWYGILMATGVLVATLMAINEGKKRQIMPDDFIDFLLWAVPIGFIGARIYYVVFEWGYFSQHPDQIIAIWNGGIAIYGGLIAGLIVLLVFCHQRMLPPFLMLDIIAPGVMAAQVIARWGNFMNQEAHGAKTTLSFLESLHLPHFIIQQMYINGAYYQPTYLYESTLNLIGLILILSLRHKKHLFKRGEIFLSYVIWYSAVRFFVEGMRTDSLYIANTIRVSQALSLILFFGAIILWIYRRKVVKPKWYLAGSGLKYPYNRD